Proteins from a single region of Streptomyces sp. TN58:
- a CDS encoding pore-forming ESAT-6 family protein, producing MGTGGTDRRAYDVGASTEVQGGIKAVIGQLEQVIAAREAQVAAAMSDFAADGVADDYHAKELRWKNASQEVKNIIQLLNTTLEKNDATARQTLQRAKAAVDNIG from the coding sequence ATGGGTACGGGTGGGACGGACCGTCGTGCGTACGACGTGGGCGCCTCGACGGAGGTGCAGGGCGGCATCAAGGCGGTGATCGGCCAGCTGGAGCAGGTGATCGCCGCACGTGAGGCGCAGGTCGCGGCGGCCATGTCGGACTTCGCGGCGGACGGTGTGGCGGACGACTACCACGCCAAGGAACTGCGCTGGAAGAACGCCTCGCAGGAGGTCAAGAACATCATCCAGCTGCTGAACACGACGCTGGAGAAGAACGACGCGACGGCGCGCCAGACGCTGCAGCGCGCGAAGGCCGCGGTCGACAACATCGGCTGA
- a CDS encoding DUF6507 family protein translates to MTSWDIKPQGVQSQLKTVGGNAGELEKALNALLTAMSEAAQAAGTAVPGSQSGMTPQGPLAPGAGPAPGSAFVAPQKAMGPVAAALGEYLTARKPEFKSMAERIEACILGAVKATNEYLEGDLDQAKAAQDAAKSVNLDILREKPGGKK, encoded by the coding sequence ATGACGTCATGGGACATCAAGCCGCAGGGCGTGCAGAGCCAGTTGAAGACCGTCGGCGGGAACGCCGGCGAGTTGGAGAAGGCCCTGAACGCGCTGCTCACAGCCATGTCTGAGGCGGCCCAGGCCGCGGGGACGGCCGTCCCGGGCTCGCAGTCGGGGATGACTCCGCAGGGTCCGCTGGCCCCGGGGGCGGGGCCGGCTCCGGGTTCGGCCTTCGTGGCGCCGCAGAAGGCGATGGGGCCGGTGGCTGCCGCCCTGGGCGAGTACCTGACGGCCCGCAAGCCGGAGTTCAAGTCGATGGCCGAGCGGATCGAGGCGTGCATCCTCGGCGCGGTCAAGGCCACGAACGAGTACCTGGAAGGCGACCTGGACCAGGCCAAGGCGGCCCAGGACGCGGCCAAGTCCGTCAACCTCGACATCCTGCGTGAGAAGCCCGGGGGCAAGAAGTGA
- a CDS encoding EstA family serine hydrolase, with translation MGGNAVDGTVAAGWERVREEFEAFAAAEPHSPEAQLAVHHRGRRVVDLWAGEDTGADTLSGVFSITKGAAYLVVALLVQDGVLELDRRVSAYWPEFTGYGKERLTLRRLISHHAGLIGVDGGFGYEEIADDALIAARLAEQKPYWEPGTAYGYHAFVIGALVGEVVRRATGRSVQELYEERVRAPYGLDLYMGLPASQEGRWKPVLEMRPTPEQAAVQAAAGPVPELLAVAFNWHREPPMDLVAHANHPRTRELGPASAGGIGSARGVSGLYAAAIGGAGGLPALLRPETAAEFAKLHTPGQEALTGELDHYGLGFERQPAVGPQAFGHCGAAGGQGFADPVTGIAYGYTRRRFGFPGGIAPENERLTAAVLEVARGL, from the coding sequence ATGGGCGGGAACGCCGTGGACGGCACGGTGGCGGCCGGGTGGGAACGGGTACGGGAGGAGTTCGAGGCGTTCGCGGCGGCGGAGCCGCATTCGCCCGAGGCGCAGCTCGCCGTCCACCACCGGGGGCGGCGCGTCGTGGACCTGTGGGCGGGCGAGGACACCGGCGCCGACACGCTGAGCGGGGTCTTCTCGATCACCAAGGGTGCCGCGTACCTGGTGGTGGCGCTGCTCGTGCAGGACGGCGTCCTGGAGCTGGACCGGCGGGTGTCGGCGTACTGGCCGGAGTTCACCGGGTACGGCAAGGAGCGGCTGACGCTGCGCCGGCTGATCAGCCACCATGCGGGGCTGATCGGTGTGGACGGGGGCTTCGGCTACGAGGAGATCGCGGACGACGCGCTGATCGCGGCCCGGCTGGCGGAGCAGAAGCCGTACTGGGAGCCGGGGACGGCGTACGGCTACCACGCCTTCGTGATCGGCGCCCTGGTCGGCGAGGTCGTGCGGCGCGCGACGGGCCGGTCGGTGCAGGAGCTGTACGAGGAGCGCGTACGCGCCCCGTACGGGCTGGACCTCTACATGGGGCTCCCGGCCTCGCAGGAGGGCCGCTGGAAGCCGGTGCTGGAGATGCGGCCGACGCCCGAGCAGGCCGCGGTGCAGGCGGCGGCCGGGCCGGTGCCCGAGCTGCTGGCGGTGGCCTTCAACTGGCACCGGGAGCCGCCGATGGACCTGGTCGCGCATGCCAACCACCCGCGGACTCGGGAGCTCGGCCCGGCTTCGGCGGGCGGCATCGGCTCGGCGCGCGGCGTCTCGGGCCTGTACGCGGCGGCGATCGGCGGGGCGGGGGGCCTCCCGGCGCTGCTGAGGCCGGAGACCGCGGCGGAGTTCGCGAAGCTGCACACGCCGGGTCAGGAGGCGCTGACCGGCGAGTTGGACCACTACGGGCTGGGCTTCGAGCGGCAGCCCGCGGTGGGGCCGCAGGCCTTCGGGCACTGCGGTGCGGCGGGCGGGCAGGGGTTCGCCGACCCGGTGACGGGGATCGCGTACGGGTACACGCGCCGCCGCTTCGGCTTCCCGGGCGGGATCGCCCCGGAGAACGAGCGCCTCACAGCGGCGGTGCTGGAGGTGGCTCGGGGTCTGTGA
- a CDS encoding TetR/AcrR family transcriptional regulator, whose product MSSSSPQRRRGDTRQRIQDVALELFVEQGYEKTSLREIAERLEVTKAALYYHFKTKEDIIISLFEDVTRPIDELIKWAEQQPRTLETKREVLRRYSEAMAAGAALYRFMQENQATTRELSIGETVKKRLFRLVELLRTDEGPLTDQVRCVSALFTLHAGMMFLQHVEGDPEETRLAALKVATDLITQAHHEEP is encoded by the coding sequence ATGTCCAGCAGCAGTCCGCAGCGCCGTCGTGGCGACACGCGCCAGCGCATCCAGGACGTCGCGCTGGAGCTCTTCGTCGAGCAGGGCTACGAGAAGACGTCGCTGCGCGAGATCGCGGAGCGGCTGGAGGTCACGAAGGCGGCGCTGTACTACCACTTCAAGACCAAGGAAGACATCATCATCAGCCTCTTCGAGGACGTCACACGTCCCATCGACGAGCTGATCAAGTGGGCGGAGCAGCAGCCGCGCACCCTGGAGACCAAGCGCGAGGTGCTGCGCCGCTACAGCGAGGCGATGGCGGCGGGCGCGGCGCTGTACCGCTTCATGCAGGAGAACCAGGCGACGACGCGCGAGCTGAGCATCGGCGAGACGGTCAAGAAGCGCCTGTTCCGGCTGGTGGAGCTGCTGCGCACGGACGAAGGCCCGCTGACGGACCAGGTGCGCTGCGTCAGCGCCCTGTTCACGCTGCACGCCGGGATGATGTTCCTCCAGCACGTCGAGGGCGACCCGGAGGAAACCCGCCTGGCCGCCCTGAAGGTCGCCACGGACCTCATCACGCAGGCGCACCACGAGGAGCCGTAG
- a CDS encoding immunity 49 family protein — MSLARDIDELEEYPNSLPMVFNDALLHLGARCTVDPSAERLETWEALVNTLQLGSAVFATVCADEGTVECRINREMRTLPAEGPASFADLGTWLTTFWIAMVCRDRERLNALAEVPLNRIASSGYDIFVWHWVDALQTYWLQGPDLVEKLTLAVEMSQPGAATLTPHGLLQTVLSPPINLFYLLITNNPDGFNEFLVQALELHKAYWTVDEKRAEKPDGHLALAPLALACHARDGGIPINVESGYLPHHLLTRDWVGEFPT; from the coding sequence GTGAGTCTGGCTCGGGACATCGACGAGCTGGAGGAGTACCCGAATTCACTCCCCATGGTGTTCAACGACGCGCTCCTGCACCTCGGGGCGCGCTGCACCGTGGATCCGAGCGCGGAGCGGCTGGAGACATGGGAGGCCCTGGTCAACACGCTGCAGCTAGGGTCGGCCGTATTCGCCACCGTGTGCGCGGACGAAGGCACCGTGGAGTGTCGGATCAACCGTGAGATGCGCACCCTGCCGGCCGAAGGCCCGGCAAGCTTCGCCGACCTCGGCACGTGGCTGACCACCTTCTGGATCGCCATGGTGTGCCGCGATCGGGAACGGCTGAACGCACTTGCGGAGGTTCCACTCAACCGCATCGCATCCAGCGGCTACGACATCTTCGTCTGGCATTGGGTGGACGCCCTCCAGACCTACTGGCTTCAGGGCCCCGACTTGGTGGAGAAGCTCACCCTCGCCGTCGAGATGTCACAGCCCGGCGCCGCCACCCTCACCCCGCACGGCCTGCTCCAGACTGTGCTGTCACCGCCCATCAACCTCTTCTACCTGCTGATTACCAACAACCCCGACGGCTTCAACGAGTTCCTCGTACAGGCACTCGAACTCCACAAGGCCTACTGGACCGTCGACGAAAAGCGAGCAGAGAAGCCCGACGGACATCTCGCTCTGGCCCCTCTGGCCCTCGCCTGCCACGCACGCGACGGCGGAATTCCCATCAACGTGGAGTCGGGATACCTTCCCCATCATCTCCTCACCCGCGACTGGGTGGGCGAGTTCCCGACGTAA
- a CDS encoding MDR family MFS transporter: protein MVETSKPAEPSQEVKPRSVRVVLMALMIAMLLAMLDNMIIGTAMPTIVGELGGLEHLSWVVTAYTLATAASTPIWGKIGDMYGRKGAFLTSIVIFLIGSALSGMAQTMGQLIGFRAVQGLGAGGLMVGVMAIIGDLIPPRERGKYQGMMAGVMALAMIGGPLVGGTITDHMGWRWSFYINLPLGAVALAMVTAVLHLPKAAERQRPKIDYLGAALLTVAITSTVLVTTWGGNEYAWASAQILGLAGVGVLSTAAFLYVETRAAEPVMPLHIFRSRNFTLMSVIGFLVGFAMFGGVLYLPLFQQSVQGASATNSGLLLLPMLLSMMAVSLIAGRVTTNSGRYKIFPIVGGGLMVVGMFLLATMDTGTTRLVSGLYMAVLGAGLGFLMQITMLVAQNSVEMKDMGVASSSATLFRTLGGSFGVALMGSLFTSQVTDTMSDRLGPEAAGAAGSAQLDAASLAKLPEAVREAYQYAVAAGTHSAFLLGAGVAVLGFLAAWFVKEVPLRGAGPAPAEAPADGRSAPADGKPAVDGKPAPAAQESLAH from the coding sequence ATGGTGGAGACAAGCAAGCCCGCGGAGCCCTCGCAGGAGGTGAAGCCACGCAGCGTGCGGGTCGTCCTCATGGCCCTCATGATCGCAATGTTGCTGGCGATGCTCGACAACATGATCATCGGTACGGCGATGCCCACCATCGTCGGCGAACTCGGCGGCCTGGAGCACCTGTCCTGGGTGGTCACCGCCTACACCCTGGCCACGGCCGCCTCCACCCCCATCTGGGGCAAGATCGGCGACATGTACGGCAGGAAGGGCGCCTTCCTCACCTCGATCGTCATCTTCCTGATCGGCTCCGCCCTCAGCGGCATGGCCCAGACCATGGGCCAGCTCATCGGCTTCCGCGCGGTCCAGGGCCTCGGCGCCGGCGGTCTGATGGTCGGCGTCATGGCGATCATCGGCGACCTGATCCCGCCCCGGGAGCGCGGCAAGTACCAGGGCATGATGGCCGGCGTGATGGCCCTCGCCATGATCGGCGGCCCGCTCGTCGGCGGCACCATCACCGACCACATGGGCTGGCGCTGGTCCTTCTACATCAACCTGCCCCTCGGCGCGGTGGCCCTCGCCATGGTGACCGCCGTACTGCACCTGCCCAAGGCCGCCGAACGGCAGCGCCCGAAGATCGACTACCTCGGCGCGGCCCTGCTCACCGTCGCCATCACCTCCACCGTGCTGGTCACGACGTGGGGCGGCAACGAGTACGCCTGGGCCTCCGCCCAGATTCTCGGCCTCGCCGGCGTCGGCGTGCTGTCGACCGCCGCGTTCCTCTACGTCGAGACCCGGGCGGCCGAGCCCGTCATGCCGCTGCACATCTTCCGCAGCCGCAACTTCACCCTCATGTCCGTGATCGGCTTCCTGGTCGGCTTCGCCATGTTCGGCGGCGTGCTCTACCTCCCCCTGTTCCAGCAGTCGGTGCAGGGCGCCTCCGCCACCAACTCCGGCCTGCTGCTCCTGCCCATGCTGCTCTCGATGATGGCCGTCTCGCTGATCGCCGGACGCGTCACCACCAACAGCGGCAGGTACAAGATCTTCCCGATCGTCGGCGGCGGCCTCATGGTCGTCGGGATGTTCCTGCTCGCCACCATGGACACCGGCACCACCCGCCTCGTGTCCGGCCTCTACATGGCCGTCCTCGGTGCCGGACTCGGCTTCCTGATGCAGATCACCATGCTGGTCGCCCAGAACAGCGTCGAGATGAAGGACATGGGCGTCGCGTCGTCCTCGGCGACCCTCTTCCGTACGCTCGGAGGCTCCTTCGGCGTGGCACTCATGGGCTCCCTCTTCACTTCCCAGGTCACGGACACCATGTCCGACCGGCTGGGCCCCGAGGCCGCCGGAGCCGCCGGATCCGCCCAGTTGGACGCGGCGAGCCTCGCCAAGCTGCCCGAGGCCGTACGCGAGGCCTACCAGTACGCGGTGGCCGCCGGTACGCACTCGGCGTTCCTGCTCGGCGCTGGCGTCGCCGTACTGGGCTTCCTGGCGGCCTGGTTCGTCAAGGAGGTCCCCCTGAGGGGAGCCGGCCCGGCCCCCGCCGAGGCCCCGGCCGACGGCAGGTCCGCTCCGGCCGACGGCAAGCCCGCCGTCGACGGCAAGCCCGCCCCCGCCGCCCAGGAGTCCCTCGCGCACTGA
- a CDS encoding polysaccharide deacetylase family protein — translation MGFTTHTDNNGVRTGAAIVASAVAVAATVWGVATLVHPGSAGAASRPTVSQPHGGDDSGHGRAGGPGQQQPQAVPEDIAHASESGGNTVNITIDDGPDPRWTPKVLDVLREHGVKATFCMVGPHAKEHPGLVRKVVADGHRLCDHTMDHDTAMDKKPVDYQERQILDAKKLIEEAAGNGAKVEYYRAPGGAFTPDSRRIAAANGMRPLGWNVDTKDFEKPGTAAIVAAVKRELGNGPTVLFHDGGGNRAQTVEALDQVLAWLADQGRPTGFPVRTAPDGP, via the coding sequence ATGGGCTTCACGACGCACACGGACAACAACGGCGTCCGGACCGGTGCGGCCATCGTCGCGTCGGCCGTCGCCGTCGCGGCGACGGTCTGGGGAGTGGCGACCCTCGTGCACCCGGGCAGCGCAGGCGCCGCCTCCCGCCCCACCGTGTCCCAGCCGCACGGAGGCGACGACTCCGGCCACGGCCGAGCGGGCGGGCCGGGGCAGCAGCAGCCGCAGGCCGTACCCGAGGACATAGCCCACGCCTCGGAGAGCGGCGGGAACACCGTCAACATCACCATCGACGACGGCCCCGATCCCCGCTGGACTCCCAAGGTGCTCGACGTCCTGCGCGAGCACGGCGTCAAGGCGACCTTCTGCATGGTCGGCCCCCACGCCAAGGAGCATCCCGGCCTCGTCAGGAAGGTGGTCGCGGACGGCCACCGGCTCTGCGACCACACCATGGACCACGACACGGCCATGGACAAGAAGCCCGTCGACTACCAGGAACGGCAGATACTCGACGCCAAGAAGCTCATAGAGGAGGCCGCCGGCAACGGCGCGAAGGTCGAGTACTACCGCGCCCCCGGCGGTGCCTTCACCCCCGACAGCCGGCGCATCGCCGCCGCGAACGGCATGCGCCCGCTCGGCTGGAACGTCGACACCAAGGACTTCGAGAAGCCCGGTACGGCCGCCATCGTCGCCGCCGTCAAGCGCGAGCTGGGCAACGGCCCGACGGTCCTCTTCCACGACGGCGGCGGCAACCGCGCCCAGACCGTCGAGGCCCTCGACCAGGTGCTGGCCTGGCTCGCGGACCAGGGCCGGCCGACCGGCTTCCCCGTCCGCACCGCCCCCGACGGCCCGTAA